ataactattattattcatgTCGCTATCCTAATATTACTAACATTTACAGAAACatcatcaaataaataaaataaagttcaaaaataattataatctgCTGCagcttaatttttaataatcttgatctaatttaattacaattttgatttacgTAATAAATTCAAACACCTATATAGCAAATTTACTATCCCTATTAGTATCTGAGATACAAGATAACTACTTTTGATaactacttaaaatatttggtataaagcGGGCTGGCGTTTGGAATCAACTACTTACCGATACTCATCTTGATTCTCGTTGCAACCAAATCTTTGCAATCGAGTGTGCAACAACAAGCTATCTCTTTCGACCAACAATTGGAAGTTGGACGCCTCGACTTCCACTCccgcacacatacacttggGATCCCTAGGTGGTGATTTTGGTTCTGAGGCTCGCGTCCATTCATCGGGATCAGCTTCGGAAGATACTGGCTCTTGGAAGACCTTGTTAAAGTATTTCTCACTAAATCTGTTGCTTCCGGGATGCTTAATGTCATAGATGTCGTTGGTTGTGTTAGCCATGGGATAAATTCGAAATTGCAAACTATCCGCCGCCATGACCTTTGTTTCCATCTGCAGTTccgttaaattaaaattgaggCACGAGAATTGTGTGCCAGCGTAAGACTTGTGCAGCATCGCAAAACTCTCTGGATTAAAGGTGACGAAAGAATAATCATAAAGATACTGATCTTCGACCTCGCCTTCCTCGAGAAACTCATCGATGCCAAGGGTCTTCTGCTTtggatcatcatcatcgatcATATTGATCAATATCTCTTCGGTTTGTACAGAGCCCGAACCAATGCGACCCAATTCAATCTTATGGGAACTACTCGAACTAATCTGCTTATCAATATCATCCTCATTAATGCCCAAATCCACTCCCATCGATGTCGTTGTATTGATTACAGTGCCATCGCTGTGATAGCACTTGAGTGTATCATGCGTCCAGACCATGCGAACTCCATCGTCCCGCATCGCGTAGCTTTCGTTGGCATAGTAATCATGCCACTCGGTGACCCGAATGGGTTTCGCACAATAGATCTTATGCTGTCCTTGCACATGCACCACACTGCCTAGTGAAGTGGTTAGTTTTAGATGCACATAGCTAAAGCCGAACAGGGTCATCATCGTCTCCAGGAACTTCAGCTCATTATCGATGCTGGCAAATAGAGCTGCTGTTTTATTCAATCTCATCTCTTTTATATGTGCCTTCATTGATCTGGCAGCCAACGTCTGGGAGGAGGTTGAACTATTGCTTAGCGTTGATATTTTAGCCCTGGGTTCAGTTCCGCCACTTGCGCGATTTGTTGATCCTTTGTTGGGTTTTTTCCTGCGCTTGCGCGGCGCAGACGACGAGTTTGTGACTCTTTCTTTAGGCAATGACTTATAGTTGCTGTAAGTAGATTGTGTTGAGCAGGCATTAACAAATTCCGATGTTTCTTCTATTTCACCTTCCTCTTCGCCGCCCATGGCATCGGGGAAACTATACAGTCTGTATACCTCCCCATTATAACGCATAATAATCACAGTATCATTGTCATTATAGAAGACGATCACGCAGCCATAAGGGGTGCATATGCGACGACTTTCGTTGAGCTCACTCTGGTGGCCAGACCAGAGATGCTCGGCATGGGTATCGTGACAGTAAAGGGACAAACCATTTGGATAATTGAGGACCGCCTTGGCGCATTCCTCGCTGTTGGGTCTGATCCTTAGATGAACCCCGTTTGTGGTCTGTATGCGTATATTATTTGAGATCTTATTCATGTTGCCACGTTCGTTGGTCAAATGTATGAGCTCTTTGTTAATCTCAATGTTCAAATACTTGTTCATTTGCCGGAAATTCCACTTCTCCTGGTACAGTGTCATGTGGCCCTCTTCGAAGTGATACTTTGAGGTCTTAGCTTTGATGGTCTGCATTGTATCGTCGAGATTGTAACCCTTGAGCATCGGATGATCTGGTCCCAGGCCAATGTAGGAGTATTGGCCAGTTTCCTTTGATTCTCTGGACAACGTTGCAGGTTGACTTTGTGTAACATTCGCACGAATATTGCTGGTGGAGGCCATGGAATTATCTTTTTGGGCTTTTGATGCTCGAGTGGATAGCCTATCGActttctccttctccctcAACTGCTCGGCCAGTTTATTGGCTTTTAGAGACTTGGGGCGTATGAAAACGCTCGGCGTAATTATATACTGTACATTAGTCGGACAGTGACTATATGGATTAAGCGACTCTCTGATATCACCCATGGTGTAGACACTTGTGTACGTGGATAATGGATCCGGTTGTGGCTCGATGGCATCCTCAAACATTACCGGTGTGACCAAGTCCTTCAGAAACTCATGCGCATTGTAAAGCGTAAAGTCTCGAAAGCAAAGACGTGATGGCAAGATAATGTCTTTCTGGTGTTCAAAGACCTCGTTCAGTCGACGCCGAAATGTGTAGAGCTTAATAGTGGGATGAATCTCTTCAATCTTATAGTTCTCATTCTCATCAATCAGGTGTATTATGCGTTGAGTGACCGCATCATCCGTCAAATATAGCTTAGCATATTTGGGCAGGTGTCGCGGCTCCACTTCACTGGTGTAGGGCGTGTACTGCAGACTGTCTATGGTATAGCCGGCGTTAAAATATCTCCGCAGTATATTGTACTCGAGACAGGCATGGTAAATGTTACGCATTAGTTTCTGATCCATGTACGACACAACGCTGGTGAGTAAGGGATTAGTCTGTTCCACAAAAAGACGTTCCGTTTTATTGAGTTTGACGATGCTCTTGAAAGCGCTGGCATACACCTTGATCTTGTCAAGCACTCGGGTCTGCACCAAGGACGATGGAttagccagcagcagcacttcCATCTCAGTCATCACTTCTTTTGGACTGCCAAAAGTGTTTAACAGCGACTCCAAATATAAATAGACTGTGGCATCATCGTCGTGGACTGCGGGCACACTGTGATTAAGATAATGTCCCTCAATGCTAAGCGATTTCGCCAGATTGTAGCTCTCCTGCATGTTCTCTGCGGGATTCATTTTGACGTTGATCTCATTGTAAGGTTTCACATAGTATTCTTCATAGTGATCGCGCAGCGTCTGCACATCATAGATGAACCAGCTTAACTGACTAAAAATATCATCAGAGTATTTAGTGGCCTGGCAAATGGACATCTgtggcaactgctgctggAATATGCCCACTGGCTTTGTGGCGGATCGCTTTCGTAGCGAATGAATTCCCTTTTGGATATTCTCGATGGTGTCACGCAGTTCTTTGAGGCGTCGTGGGCGTGGCACCAAAATATCATAGGCACACTCCTCAGGTAGAAAGTGAATAATACCACGTAGTGGGAGATCAAGtctttaaaaagaaagaaatggaATCATTTGTGTATTCTAGTTCAGATACCCTAGCAATAGTTTTGCCAATACTAGgacaattgtaaataaatttggtaGGGAAGTAATGCTATAAAATTCTTATTCCTCAATTGCTACTATACATTGTATCTCTAGATCCAGCAATagtaattacaatatttacgtaattttatattgtatatgtattaatttaaaaaaataaatattttaaaattatgacCATCTATTTTCGATAAGAACCTATGTGTATACCAGTAGTAGTTCAAAACAGTGTTTTTGTAGAGGGACAGACGTTCTGGCAAAGAATGAGTTCAACgacattattaaataaaataaataaaaattattcgACTTTGATACAGTTAACCAATAATTTTCGTCAGGCACTTACGATATCAAACTTTGGTAGAAGTCATTGTCCAGATTTCCAATTATGAGTATAAGAATCGAAGTAGCTTGTGGTTGATCCTTTATGTACTAAATTGGAATGTAGATGTTAAGAACTAAAAGCTAAACATTGAGCAACTTACTGAACGCTTGGACAGCGGGCGTCCCTTGCCAACTTTGTGGTGCTCCTTGGACGTAACACCGAAGCAAGTAATTTGGCTCCTTACTTGCGTATCGGTTGTTTCCTTGCTTTTCGCGGGTGGCTTTGCCCTCTTGGACTCCATGCCTGCCTTGTCCTTCTGATTAACAAACTTGAACTTGAGTTCGGCGGGCGTATTTCGTTGGAAGTACTTGAGCAAGTTGAAGCTATTCTCAGCATCAATACGCTTGGTCACATGCTCATACTCTTCCAAGCAATCTCGTATTCGCAGCATTACTAATGGCATTCTCTCCGTGGGTATGGGATCTGATGGGACAGATAAGATCCCGGCCGAATCGTTCAAGTTAAATTTGCCAACCTAccttgttttttatgtttcgaAATTCGCTTGTTAATTTCATTGGTATATTGCGCTTGTCGAATCTCATGCTCCACATCGATGACAAAGAGAAATCTTCGTAAGCCAATTTTGATCTGATTGATATACTCATTGCGCACAGCAGCCAGTCCATTATCATAGAAGTTCATACAGTATATATCATAGGATACCGATGTTAATGAGGCGTGTGATTTTCGTGTGCCACGACGACTGCCAAGGCTGGTTCTTCTGGTGCTCACACTCATGGTGGGCTAGTGTTCCtgttgtttatataatttttgttagaTATTTTTATCTATTGCTTGTAGGAAATATAAACAGAAAATGTCCCATTCTCGGTTTTGACAATAAAGTCTTGACCCTGAAAGATCAGTTCTGTTATTGAATTGTCCAATTACAGTTGGATATCATTgaaattctatttataatgaaaatgaaagaaaaataaaaagtatttattttaggatatatttattaaatacaacttttgatttaaatgGTAACCATAAACTAATGTTAAGTATACTCGTTACAAATCTACATACTAAATGGCTCGTTTTTAtgtacaaatgaaattatgaaattactaatattataaaatatataatttattttatgtataaataaattctgtaCAAACGGGAGGAGATTCGAAATAATGCATTCATGTTgatattttcaaatgaaatcaaaataaattcaaattgcaaacatAAAGCCtcttgaaaacaaaataaataatgaaaagaaaaaaataaattaggaTTGGTTGGTCATAAGAAATGCAGTCACTGGCAATGataatttcttcttttccaGTTGAAACGTATAGCTAGATAGATTAATATTATGGTACTTATATGGCAGTGATATGCTAACTGGACGTTCTCTAAGTCTATGGCTATATAAAACTCAATAATTGATCACAATACATTTGGAAAAAGTTTCGGTGTGGCATCAACACAGGAACCAGGATCTTCATCAGTTATCATCGCTGGATACGAGACACTCGCTAAGCAGAACATTGTGCAGATCATCCATTTCGATCCAGTCACGTCTCTCATTGCGTATGGAGACATTGCGAATGCAGCCCTTGAAGTTGTCTCGCGTCAACAAACAACCGCTGGGTGCAGTATCTGTACATAAAGTAAATTTGAGAGTGAGAATCTCAAAGAACGGCGCATAACTTGTATATTTACCTGGCAATCCTCCGATGTAGAGAGGCGAACGTGTTTGCACTTTGCCAGCATTGCGTTGATTTGACATGCTGATTGTCGCAGGCAACTGATCGATTCGCAAAGCAAGTTGCTCGCCATCATAGAGAGCTGATATATTATGCCATTTGTTGTCGCACAGAGCATACTTTCCAGGCAGCGTTGACTCCACACGGAAGTGCACACCATCTCCCAGATCGCAAGAGAAGATAATCTGAAAAATTgcgaaaatttaaatcaaatagttCAGTTGAAAGTTTTGGCCCTTATCCCTCACATTGCCCATGCTAATCTCCATGGAAAGTGCCGGTGAACCACTTGGCTCGGATACGCTTAGTAAGATGCCGGATAATTCGGAAGTGCGAAACTCCATTTCCAGttctaaatattttgccaCATGAAAGTTTTTCGCtgcaaataaatagcaaaatgataaatatagTTACACTCGTAAGTTTTGTAAAGTGTACTCACTATATATGGCATAGGCATCGCCTGGGAAATAGCTACCCCTCTCCACGGTGGGAAAACATTGTCCCACATTCGAATGTTTGCCCGGACGAGCCAGGTCCtgtgttgcattattaatgcTGAAGCGCCGTAGGCATCCCCTGAATGGCTCTAGGCGCATGTAGAGCTCCGAAAGCACCTTCCCTGGTGCCTGAGGAACACCGCCGACCAGCAGAAGCTGCGCTGCGCCAATTTTCTTGGGCACCTTCATTTGAGCTGAAGTCTTTTGATCCGTTCGTCCAATCTCCACGCTCATGGTGACCTTGCGATCATGACAGCTAATCGTCACATGATGCCATTCGCCATCATTCAGTTTAGCCGTCAGCTGTAGCTCCTCACGTCGTCGTCCACGCACGATTAACACCAGCTGACCGTCCTTAAGCAACAGCGCAACATAATGCTTGTGCTTCTCCTTGCTGCCCGGCGACAAGTAGAGCATGCCATTCGGGTAAAAGGAGCGGAAGTCGAAGGTCATGTGAAAGTTGCGTTGCCAGAAGTGACGTTCCGGTAGCTTCAGCTGGGAATAACTGTATTTCTCATCGCCGAATTTGAAAGCATTTGGTTCGTATGAGTAGCTGCCGATCTGTAAAAGAGTTGTAGTCGGATTAATCTTTAATTCTAGCCTAAGTAACCCGGGAACTTAACTCACCACGACGACTTTGTGTTAGTTCTGAGCTTTTGTGAGCGAGCTTTCTGAGTGCAAACTCAGTGTGcgcgttgttttttttttagtacggttaagaaataaaaacgttggcatgatttttgttgatttttattattatttttttcttttgttaaaaaatgtttttttttttattgaaaacgcAAAATGTAATAACAATTCAtgtagttgaagttgaaaAGAGCAAAAATTATTCGTATATTACatcaatgaaagcaaaaacgTACACAAAGCGTTGATGAGTgaactacatatgtacatatgtatgtatgtatagtatttttgtatgtatgcatagatgatgttgatgcttaaatacttaattatgGCTTTCGAGCTTATAAGATACATAAGAAGTTAAAGTtgtatgaaatatttacaaatatgtttgtatgtttcCATGTTTTCAAATGTCATTAATAATCAATTGCGCTTTTGTTAGCCGACGACCATGATAAAAAGTTGCGCTCAGATCTTAAAAGATTACAACTAATTGTAGATCTTAAATGCTAATAAAGCTGGCGTACATCGAGAAGCTTTAGCCATGAACTTCGCATTGCTTTCGAATGTAAGTCAACTTTGGTGATTCTTTAGACGAGTGTTAAGGCTCAAGACCAAGTGAATATGCCTTGGAATTATGCTTAATTGAAACTTTTGGTTAAAACTGAggttatatttatgtatatttgatgATGGTATGATTAATCCACATGTAGACCACATTGAGTAGTGTAGCTGTGTTTAGTAagctttttactttttttaggCGAAATTAGTATACAAAAGAGCTTTTTTGCAGCGTAGCGCTTAAAGCTTTTAGCGTAGCAGCTTTTGACATAATTGCTTAGCAACTAAAATCCTATAAGAACAAAGAGAAACATTTAAGTCGATCAAGTTGAGTGTTTGGCAACCACAGATCACTTACAAATATGAAAGCTGTATAGTCGAAATAAATTCGATTATGAAATACCCGCTAGCCAAGACTGTACTTTGTGTtgaaaagataataaaaagtgCAGGAAAGATATGAAAGATATATCAATACAATGTTATCTAAAGTATTCGCATCgaatacaattattttcacTTTGGGCGGATTAGAGGTGATGTGGACTAATTGTCATATAAACATTAGACAATGTGTCACAATCTCATAGCTCTAGCATTTATAGTCTTTGAACTTTGCGTTTCCATAGATGCGGACAAACGATCAGATAAATAGACATAAATTTCTCATTATGATATCGGATTTATCTTCGGCTGGCTTTTATAAACAACACACCTCTCAACAGTATGGCTATCGGGTAAATTAGGTATTATTAACATGCATCTTTTAGTGATCTCCCATAAACCGACAGAGTGTACAACCAACCAATGAATCAACAACTCACCCGCTTGCAGCCTTCCGGCGAAGCTGTGAAACTCTTGCCAATCATCGGCTCCGTCTTGAGAAGCACATCGTAGATGCCGCCCTTAAGACTGCCCATCACTGGACCATTGCGTCCGATTTGAACATTGGCAAAGGTCAAGGCATCATTAAAGTTAATAGTGCGATTATTGAAAACCACATCCCGAACAGCACCCTCAAGCTTGATAAATGTGGGCGCCAACGGCGTGTAGCTCTCATGTGGCGGTGCTCCTCCAATGTAGAGACCACCTGCATCTTGGGGTAAGCTGACCAGTGACGGTGAGCCAGTTAAGGTACGCACATCTTGCTGCTCATCATCCACCATCAGCTCTAGTCTGCGTCCAGTCTTAATGAGATTAATCACATGCAATTCGCCGTCATTCAATTGACTTGAGTTTGAGGACAATTTCACGAAGCTGCGACCAGAGTTGACCCACACATGTAGCTGACCATCGATCAAGCTCATTGAGTAGTTGCCCTTGATATCCTTGGCATCGTAGTCTGCCAGCACTTCTGGCGGATATGCGGCTAACAGTAGCAGACAATCCGGCTGTAATGTGCGGAAAACAAGGCCTGTATTGGCACGTTTTCTTAGCGATTGCGACGGCAGCTCCAAATACCCATTGCCAGAGAAGCCAGCTctataaaataagtatttgaTTAATTTCGAGTTTACTTGAAAAGTGTATAAGGTTACATACTTGGTAATCATGTCTTTGCAGGAGGCCTCCACACCAAAATAAGTGGAACTCTCCAGCGGATCGTAAGTCTCCCCGTTCACCTGCACATCCATCATGCAGCCAAGGAAGGGATTATCTGCGCCGGGAGCTTTAGTGGTGCCGGAAGTAAAGCCTATGAAATgagacaaaataaaatgaaacttgGTAATGCTtagtaaaatttatattaaataaacaacaactagaattaaaactaaaactctGACTTTTAATAAAGAAACATCATAAAATAGTAGTAGTCCACAAAGAGTGAAATCTTgataaacacaaaaactaaaagttaGATGTAttgtaaatcaaaatcatttacataaataataaataagtagtAATGACTttcattatacatatttttcgtttaatttatgGAGTTGAGCAAatctttttttatgaaaaataaatttaagtaaaggTACAAAAATTTCCAGCAATAGTTCTACTAAATGATGGATTCATCAAATCAATTATATAATTCCCATTCGAGGATCAGACGTCGCTTCGCTAACTCACCTGGTGGCACGCCGCCCAAGTAATACACAGCTTTGGACAGATCAGGTAACATATAACTCTTCACTGGCAATGTGGGTGCTCCAGAGATGGCGCGATCGTTGTTCACACGCAGCATGCCATTCTCAGTACTGCGTCTCGCGGAGAATTCTCGAGCTGCCTCCATTTTGATCCATTGACCAGTGTTATACTTCTTGGTGGTGTTGATTTCCAGCTTGGACTCGTCGCCATAGTCGATGCGGAACATAATGCGTCCCCGGCTCAATGTCACAGAAACCGAGCGGTTCTGCAAACatagaaaagtaaaaacattAAGACGGACTCAAGAGTAGTTCTAAGGTAAGAGCAGCTTACGTTCTTGTCATCAACCGCCAGGAAGAGCAACGCATTCTCGTCCAGCGTGCGGAAGGTCATCTGCAGCGCAAAGAGATTCTTGCGATAGGGACGCGGTCGCGTCTTCATCACCTGGGCATAGCCCAAGCCATTGAAGTGACGCGCCACCGACGATGCCGAAGATTCTTTCGCACCAATCATGGCACCACCGCAACGACCTTCGCTGCGCAAAAAGTTCCACAGTCCCAATGGCTTGTTGTCCACCTCCACCTGATGCACTACCACATTGAGACCCGGCGTCAGTTCTTTGGTGGCATAGCCGCCCAGCAAAATGCGCTCATTGTGACTTTGCGAGAATCTCGTGTGCTCCGCATCGGTCGACCCCGTCACAGGTGACGCTGGCGTCAAGGCGCCATAGTTATTCATACGCCGCACCAACAAACTGCCTAGATTCAGAGTACGATTCGCTTCCACTTGATACCAGGCATCATCGAATTTGGGATCGCGCGTCTGCACTTCAAGTGGATGCGTAATGGTTGCCGTGCTTCCGCCCAGATTCCAAACGAGACGCACTCGTCGCTTGTACAATTCCAATGTGATGTGCCGTCCTTCGCTGCCCTCCACATGCAACAGCGGTGAGTTGCCCATATGGTTTGACAGTGCAAAGCTCAAACGCAGGGAATTCGAAGTGCTTAGGCCATAGGAGGTTGGCAGGTAGGTGCGGCTACACTTTGGTCCCAAGGACTCCAAGGAGACGTCGATCTGaaatgatattatttattgtattgcaATACTATTTTAAAGCAGAAATTCAAACATGTTAAGAATCAAATTGAAGTTCGCTAATATAATTGAATCCGCCGAAAAAGTTAACTTTTTGAGCTATATAACACGATGTGCGAAATGtattttctactttttaattatatcaGCCAAGGGTCAAAGCAGCTTAGCAGTTTTTCTTGTAGCTTTTGTAATATGAAGTAAATTTAGAATTAAGGTCTTATTCGTTGACATCAACAACCAAATCATTGAGAATTTGTACTTGACTTCAGAGAATCTGAGGATTTGGTGTAAAGTTGAGGTAAGACCCCACTATTGAATTcaacagaaagaaagaagcaATTGACATATTCGTGGCTCCATCGAGTATCTATTACTTACCGCCTCAGCTGCATGACGCGCCTTGGCAATCTTATCCTTtagctgttgcagctgttggGACATGCTGTTGTTCCAGGTATCAAAAACCTGATTCTCCTTCTCTGCCTGCTGCTCAATGTAGCTAAGCGTCACATTCGCCAGTCGCAGATTCGTCTTGGTCAGTGAAATGTTCTCCTCGGCCATACCCAGCTTGATCTCCCAGTCGGGCTCCAGCATTGCAAATGATTTGCGCATATGTTGTAAGGAACGTTGCATTTCCCGAGCCGAGTGAAGTTCAGCATTCATTTGATCGCTGGTGCGCTGGGCAAGCTCCATGCTCTCCTCGGCCAGTCGACGCGCCGAATTGTTGGTCAATAACTGCAGATGGCTGGTAATGTTATTGCTGCGCTGTCCCGTCTCGTAGATGATGCGCTTAACGCCCTCCacctgttgctcttgctgctgcagcttgtCCTTGAGCATTGTGGACTGTTGCATCTGCTGCAGTGCCTCGCGTTGCAGCTGCTTGGAGCTGTGCAACGAGTGCTTGGCACGTTCAATCATGGAGCTGCCATCGCTGGGATAGAGCGTGTGTTGTGCCTCATAAACGCGCTCCTTGGCGAGCTGTGAAGCCTGACGAGCATCCTCAATGGCCTGCGAAATATTGCTATGCGCGGAACTGTAAGAAAAAATCATGTTAAAGCTAGCAGGAGAATTGAGATGCCTTTAATACTCACCTGGCCAGCATGGCGATGCGAGCTCCATTCCTCGTGGGTTGAAATTTTCTCGCATACTCATTGGAGCGCTCGAGCAGGCGAGTTGCGTGTCTCTCCGCCTTTGGTAGCCAATGCTTGCGCACCTCACGTTGTGGCTCTAGCTGGTCGTCGAGTGTTTGGTTTAGTTGCACAGTTGTGGTAACCAGATGATGACGCTGCTCCTGCAACTGATATTGTTGCAACATGGCTCTGTTCAGCATGTCCTCGCCACGGTGCACAACACTCTGATTTAAGTGCTTGCCAATGCGCTCGGTGAGATCATCGATTTGCTGGTACTGTTCACCAACATGGCCACTCAAGTTGCGCACATGCTCGAGCACATCCTCGGCCTCCGACTCTGCCTCTTGGG
This window of the Drosophila albomicans strain 15112-1751.03 chromosome 2L, ASM965048v2, whole genome shotgun sequence genome carries:
- the LOC117563355 gene encoding uncharacterized protein LOC117563355; amino-acid sequence: MSVSTRRTSLGSRRGTRKSHASLTSVSYDIYCMNFYDNGLAAVRNEYINQIKIGLRRFLFVIDVEHEIRQAQYTNEINKRISKHKKQDPIPTERMPLVMLRIRDCLEEYEHVTKRIDAENSFNLLKYFQRNTPAELKFKFVNQKDKAGMESKRAKPPAKSKETTDTQVRSQITCFGVTSKEHHKVGKGRPLSKRSYIKDQPQATSILILIIGNLDNDFYQSLISLDLPLRGIIHFLPEECAYDILVPRPRRLKELRDTIENIQKGIHSLRKRSATKPVGIFQQQLPQMSICQATKYSDDIFSQLSWFIYDVQTLRDHYEEYYVKPYNEINVKMNPAENMQESYNLAKSLSIEGHYLNHSVPAVHDDDATVYLYLESLLNTFGSPKEVMTEMEVLLLANPSSLVQTRVLDKIKVYASAFKSIVKLNKTERLFVEQTNPLLTSVVSYMDQKLMRNIYHACLEYNILRRYFNAGYTIDSLQYTPYTSEVEPRHLPKYAKLYLTDDAVTQRIIHLIDENENYKIEEIHPTIKLYTFRRRLNEVFEHQKDIILPSRLCFRDFTLYNAHEFLKDLVTPVMFEDAIEPQPDPLSTYTSVYTMGDIRESLNPYSHCPTNVQYIITPSVFIRPKSLKANKLAEQLREKEKVDRLSTRASKAQKDNSMASTSNIRANVTQSQPATLSRESKETGQYSYIGLGPDHPMLKGYNLDDTMQTIKAKTSKYHFEEGHMTLYQEKWNFRQMNKYLNIEINKELIHLTNERGNMNKISNNIRIQTTNGVHLRIRPNSEECAKAVLNYPNGLSLYCHDTHAEHLWSGHQSELNESRRICTPYGCVIVFYNDNDTVIIMRYNGEVYRLYSFPDAMGGEEEGEIEETSEFVNACSTQSTYSNYKSLPKERVTNSSSAPRKRRKKPNKGSTNRASGGTEPRAKISTLSNSSTSSQTLAARSMKAHIKEMRLNKTAALFASIDNELKFLETMMTLFGFSYVHLKLTTSLGSVVHVQGQHKIYCAKPIRVTEWHDYYANESYAMRDDGVRMVWTHDTLKCYHSDGTVINTTTSMGVDLGINEDDIDKQISSSSSHKIELGRIGSGSVQTEEILINMIDDDDPKQKTLGIDEFLEEGEVEDQYLYDYSFVTFNPESFAMLHKSYAGTQFSCLNFNLTELQMETKVMAADSLQFRIYPMANTTNDIYDIKHPGSNRFSEKYFNKVFQEPVSSEADPDEWTRASEPKSPPRDPKCMCAGVEVEASNFQLLVERDSLLLHTRLQRFGCNENQDEYRDNIELKLNLNENLSTVFRNWVETFHQFINCSCAKWKTNYFIESISGDCRKKGLELFKTMPDLGAYNFCAGNYFLDPEELKSMHTRMMQHFDWYEQDMAKFPRFPQQKKPPTIVDFPPVLTTKIFVEIPAQLAYTDRIHLFLDPFDRIKFRKLKHRFNEALLFHLYPNLRVMVKQEISKQSWRNHLAANKRRQFMEQQRLSLYTAMLKHKVYPNYFQFKDNFYSHVRNIDFFEFMSSKCNEKEHPEQYNTDKNKNEDAAKDKMPLSAEQKKNRKKCLCPKYIKSIK